One window of the Magnolia sinica isolate HGM2019 chromosome 19, MsV1, whole genome shotgun sequence genome contains the following:
- the LOC131234707 gene encoding protein KINESIN LIGHT CHAIN-RELATED 2-like: MPGFVMDGVDGDKVVNGLDSTVMKENSSLNKSLNSPLSTKSPQSEALDLPLEDCIDTSIERLYDNVCEMQSSGDRSPSRMSFGSEGEESRIDSELRHLVGGEARVVEIMEEESSSGKDAVSKKENGSTSLNPRRMDKTRSPSTKSASSTQSRRPSHLQLDPEASVKSSPKSKTNHVKSSIEQPSDKNSRKPSPGVLPVKKQRNAALGGSKLNNGTADPDETGLDNPDLGPFLLKLARDLISSGDNPQKALELAVRAAKSFEICADGKPSLELVMSLHVVAAIHCSLGQYSLAIPVLEHSIEIPVLDEGQEHALAKFAGYMQLGDTYAMLGQLENSIQCYTAGLQVQKQVLGEMDPRVGETCRYLAEAHVQALQFDEAQKFCQMALDIHRENGTPASPDEAADRRLMGLICEAKGDHEVALEHLVLASMAMVSNGQEMEVASVDCSIGDTYLSLARYDEAVFAYQKALTVFKSSKGENHPAVASVFVRLADLYNKTGKLRESKSYCESALRIYGKPVPGTPSEEIASGLTDVSAIYESINEPEQALKLLQKALKIYNDAPGHQSTIAGIEAQMGVMYYMIGNYADSYTSFKNAIAKLRASGEKKSAFFGVALNQMGLACVQRYAINEAADLFEEARSVLEQEYGPYHPETLGVYSNLAGTYDAMGRLEDAIGILEYVVGIREEKLGTANPDVDDEKKRLGELLKEAGRVRNRKPKSLENLLDNNSHAVRRDAIKV, from the exons ATGCCTGGATTTGTTATGGATGGAGTAGATGGGGACAAAGTcgtgaatggattggattcaaCAGTTATGAAGGAAAATTCATCACTAAATAAATCACTGAATAGTCCGTTGAGTACCAAAAGCCCTCAGAGTGAGGCTCTTGATCTGCCCCTGGAGGACTGCATCGATACATCCATTGAAAGGTTGTATGACAATGTGTGTGAGATGCAGAGCTCAGGTGATCGATCCCCATCAAggatgagctttggatctgaaggCGAGGAATCAAGGATTGATTCCGAGTTACGGCATCTTGTTGGAGGAGAGGCCAGGGTTGTAGAGATAATGGAAGAGGAATCGTCTTCTGGAAAGGATGCAGTTTCTAAGAAGGAAAATGGATCTACCAGTTTGAACCCCAGGAGGATGGATAAAACTAGATCTCCTAGCACCAAGTCTGCATCTTCGACACAGTCGAGGAGACCTTCTCATTTGCAATTAGACCCTGAGGCATCAGTGAAATCGAGTCCAAAAAGCAAAACAAACCATGTGAAGTCTTCTATTGAGCAACCAAGCGATAAGAACTCAAGGAAACCGAGTCCTGGCGTTTTACCTGTAAAGAAACAGAGGAATGCTGCTCTAGGAGGGTCAAAATTAAACAACGGAACTGCTGATCCGGATGAAACTGGATTAGATAACCCAGATCTTGGGCCTTTTCTACTGAAGCTTGCAAGGGATTTGATTTCTTCGGGTGATAATCCTCAGAAGGCTCTAGAATTAGCGGTTCGGGCTGCAAAATCATTTGAGATATGTGCAGACGGTAAGCCCAGTTTAGAACTCGTGATGAGTTTGCACGTCGTAGCTGCAATTCATTGCAGTTTAGGGCAGTACAGCTTGGCTATCCCTGTTCTTGAACATTCAATTGAGATTCCAGTGCTGGATGAAGGCCAAGAGCACGCCCTTGCTAAATTTGCCGGCTACATGCAATTGGGGGATACATATGCGATGTTGGGACAACTCGAAAATTCGATACAATGTTATACAGCGGGTTTGCAAGTTCAGAAGCAAGTCTTAGGAGAAATGGATCCAAGAGTTGGTGAAACTTGCCGGTACTTGGCTGAAGCCCATGTTCAAGCATTGCAATTTGATGAAGCTCAGAAGTTTTGCCAGATGGCTCTTGACATCCACAGAGAAAATGGCACGCCTGCTTCTCCTGATGAAGCCGCAGATAGGAGGCTCATGGGTCTTATCTGTGAAGCAAAGGGAGACCACGAAGTGGCTCTTGAGCATCTTGTGTTGGCTAGCATGGCCATGGTGTCCAACGGCCAGGAAATGGAGGTGGCTTCTGTGGATTGCAGCATTGGGGACACGTATTTATCTTTGGCTCGGTATGATGAGGCTGTTTTTGCATATCAGAAAGCGCTTACTGTGTTCAAGTCTAGCAAGGGAGAGAATCATCCAGCTGTTGCCTCGGTTTTTGTTCGTTTAGCTGATCTGTATAACAAGACCGGGAAACTAAGGGAATCGAAGTCGTATTGTGAGAGTGCCCTACGTATTTATGGAAAGCCTGTTCCTGGGACCCCCAGTGAGGAAATTGCAAGCGGTCTCACTGATGTCTCTGCAATCTATGAATCTATTAACGAGCCTGAGCAAGCACTCAAGTTGCTTCAGAAGGCCTTAAAGATTTACAACGACGCCCCTGGTCACCAAAGCACTATTGCAGGAATCGAGGCACAGATGGGGGTGATGTATTATATGATCGGGAATTATGCTGATTCTTATACCTCTTTTAAGAATGCCATTGCAAAGCTTCGGGCAAGTGGGGAGAAAAAATCTGCATTCTTTGGCGTTGctctgaatcaaatgggccttgcGTGCGTTCAGCGCTACGCAATAAATGAGGCTGCAGATCTATTTGAAGAAGCCAGGAGTGTCTTAGAACAAGAGTATGGACCGTATCACCCGGAGACACTTGGAGTATATAGTAATCTCGCAGGAACTTATGATGCAATGGGCAG GTTGGAAGATGCAATCGGGATTCTGGAATATGTGGTGGGGATAAGGGAGGAGAAGCTAGGGACAGCTAACCCAGACGTGGATGATGAGAAGAAGAGGTTGGGTGAGTTATTGAAGGAAGCTGGCCGGGTCCGGAACAGGAAACCCAAATCATTGGAAAATCTTCTAGATAACAACTCCCATGCTGTTAGGCGAGATGCCATTAAGGTATGA